The following proteins are encoded in a genomic region of Gimesia algae:
- a CDS encoding transposase — MPTKRHSSEQIISKLREAEIHLSQGMTIPLMCKKLGIHQQTYYKWRREYGGLRMDQAKRLKELEKENNRLKKLLAESELDKSILREAASGNF; from the coding sequence ATGCCCACGAAACGTCATTCATCCGAACAGATTATTTCTAAACTTCGGGAAGCCGAGATTCACCTCTCCCAGGGGATGACCATTCCCTTGATGTGCAAGAAACTGGGAATCCATCAGCAGACCTATTACAAATGGCGTCGTGAATATGGTGGGCTGCGGATGGATCAGGCCAAACGTTTGAAAGAACTCGAAAAAGAGAACAACCGTCTCAAAAAGTTACTGGCAGAATCAGAACTGGATAAATCGATTCTGAGGGAAGCTGCCTCGGGAAACTTCTAA
- a CDS encoding IS110 family transposase gives MRHIGIDLHRRTVVMSAVNDSGEVVSPVTIECQNTNAILEFLQPLKPFRAVIESTATYRWLYQLLSEEGTILLAHPAKLRLMIQRRAKTDRLDCQLLANLLRINQIPLSYIPQTIISN, from the coding sequence ATGCGGCACATTGGTATCGATCTTCATCGGAGGACGGTTGTCATGTCGGCGGTCAATGATTCTGGAGAAGTTGTCTCTCCTGTGACAATCGAGTGTCAGAACACAAATGCCATTCTAGAATTTCTGCAACCACTCAAACCGTTCCGGGCGGTTATCGAGTCTACTGCGACCTATCGCTGGCTTTATCAATTGCTCTCTGAGGAAGGAACCATTCTGTTGGCCCATCCTGCGAAATTACGCTTGATGATTCAACGACGAGCCAAAACAGATCGTCTGGACTGTCAACTCCTGGCGAACCTGCTACGGATTAACCAGATCCCACTCTCCTACATCCCCCAGACGATTATCAGCAACTGA
- a CDS encoding CBS domain-containing protein, with the protein MSLLDNKTSKIRISEVIKGLGPRDLTVVPENASIEDVMSAIVDCRHSRMLNVVNDRKELVGTVSLSALTRHVFDQDYEPTIHARSLIGLLSRETAGDIMRKQPICATAEEEIGVVTRRMLAANVKEIPVVDSDKRVITDITIVDLIQHLLALKEGDLL; encoded by the coding sequence ATGAGTTTACTTGATAATAAGACCAGTAAGATTCGTATTAGCGAAGTCATTAAAGGGCTCGGCCCCCGCGATTTGACAGTGGTCCCGGAGAACGCGTCAATCGAAGATGTGATGTCCGCCATCGTGGACTGCCGGCACAGCCGTATGTTGAACGTCGTAAATGATCGGAAGGAACTCGTAGGTACAGTCTCTTTGAGTGCGCTGACCCGCCATGTTTTCGACCAAGATTACGAACCAACGATTCACGCGCGTTCCTTGATCGGGTTGCTTTCGCGAGAGACCGCGGGTGACATCATGCGAAAGCAGCCAATCTGTGCGACCGCTGAAGAAGAAATCGGAGTCGTCACACGCCGAATGCTTGCAGCGAATGTGAAAGAAATTCCGGTTGTCGACTCAGATAAGCGAGTCATCACAGATATTACAATCGTCGATCTCATCCAACACTTGTTGGCTTTGAAAGAGGGAGATTTGTTATAA
- a CDS encoding magnesium transporter CorA family protein: MKTEQIFQLTPERCLNRCKLTDVNSRHPQEATAPPCWINKNHRDTVSLQSLLESIGVHPLAIEACLDPTPASLLAVYGKSLFIALPIHTAWDTEERTFLWIICLPRIIITIHEADIPALQQIIERYSDGMRFHGENTSAILYQILDHVIDEDMMFTLKTRDVIDRLDQLLDDNFDKKLTEETLPLKRQLTRLAATFEDQLYCVSSLQTIDSESFSVSELHEYFRDAFLHLEHASRVIGRQLAHLSAIEHQYQLNLQDKTTDRLRLLTVTSTIFLPLTLITGIYGMNFQKMPELGWPYAYPAVVSLMLLLAVGMLWNFYRRGWFQ, encoded by the coding sequence ATGAAGACCGAGCAGATATTTCAACTCACGCCGGAACGTTGCTTAAATCGGTGCAAATTGACTGATGTCAACAGTCGACATCCTCAAGAAGCGACAGCGCCACCTTGTTGGATTAACAAGAACCATCGTGACACAGTGTCACTGCAATCGTTGCTTGAATCGATCGGCGTGCATCCGCTGGCAATTGAAGCGTGTTTGGATCCAACTCCCGCTTCTTTACTGGCCGTATATGGAAAGTCGCTCTTTATTGCCTTGCCAATCCACACGGCATGGGATACTGAAGAACGCACATTTTTATGGATTATTTGCCTACCTCGAATCATCATCACAATACACGAGGCCGATATCCCCGCGTTGCAGCAAATCATCGAACGCTATAGTGACGGCATGCGTTTTCACGGCGAAAACACGTCGGCAATTCTGTACCAGATTCTCGATCATGTGATTGACGAAGATATGATGTTCACGTTAAAAACGCGTGATGTCATCGACCGGCTGGATCAGTTACTCGATGACAATTTCGACAAGAAGTTGACAGAAGAAACTCTCCCGTTGAAACGCCAATTGACACGGCTAGCAGCTACATTCGAAGATCAACTGTACTGCGTCAGTTCGTTGCAAACGATCGACTCCGAATCGTTCAGCGTTTCAGAATTGCACGAATACTTTCGCGATGCATTCTTGCATTTGGAACATGCATCCCGTGTGATTGGTCGGCAGCTCGCTCACCTGAGTGCGATCGAACATCAATATCAACTCAATCTGCAGGATAAGACGACCGACCGGTTACGACTGCTAACTGTGACCTCAACAATTTTTTTACCATTGACATTGATTACCGGTATTTACGGCATGAATTTTCAGAAGATGCCTGAACTAGGTTGGCCCTATGCCTACCCTGCGGTAGTGAGCCTGATGTTACTGCTTGCCGTCGGAATGTTATGGAATTTCTACCGACGTGGGTGGTTTCAATAA
- a CDS encoding sensor histidine kinase, with product MRQLSIRWRLTLWYAFALAVMLCVFSLVLCLLVWSQVLARTDTGLREELQEIGLEIALADSASVFASQASARFSQHDFYEFIVTDESGRVIFNSTGLKEPVVTLSHPITPLPEEILETRELNGLGPYRIVSTTLSGSFGTLNVQVMTSLIPLYNDLHTLHWAVAFLLPVAVLLAIASGQFLARRALRQVQQIVDSTNAINITCLDHRINVSNPDDEIGKLSVALNSLISRLERAVNEIRRFTADASHEIRTPIAALRLESESVLRSSRTPEEYAQTLAVVVEETTRLGKLADQLLNLSRHDAGIVPCNHDPVQLDALLLDVVDQLRPFADDRGVTLNCEVEAACEVLGDDISLSQVFFNILDNAIKYTHCDGQVTARLNVSGQMAVIEIQDSGIGISADDLPHLFDRFFQVDPSRQYSGGGAGLGLSIAKAAVLMHEGTIEIQSQPEQGTTVMVRLRLYTNADEPSPTPTDQIMV from the coding sequence ATGAGACAGCTTTCGATTCGCTGGCGGTTAACACTCTGGTACGCATTCGCGCTGGCAGTGATGTTATGCGTGTTCTCTCTGGTACTCTGCCTGTTGGTCTGGTCTCAGGTGCTGGCACGTACGGATACCGGCTTGCGTGAAGAACTGCAGGAAATTGGTTTGGAAATCGCGCTCGCCGACAGTGCCTCTGTTTTCGCGTCGCAAGCCTCTGCTCGATTTTCCCAGCATGATTTTTATGAATTTATAGTCACCGATGAATCGGGGCGCGTCATTTTTAACAGTACAGGGCTGAAGGAACCTGTGGTCACTTTGTCTCACCCGATCACACCGCTACCAGAAGAAATACTGGAAACGCGGGAACTCAATGGCCTGGGCCCGTATCGCATTGTGAGCACAACTTTGTCTGGCTCGTTCGGCACCTTGAACGTGCAGGTGATGACCTCTCTCATTCCGCTGTATAATGATCTCCACACCCTGCATTGGGCGGTCGCTTTCCTGCTACCGGTGGCGGTTCTGCTGGCGATTGCCAGCGGTCAGTTTCTGGCGAGACGCGCACTCCGGCAGGTCCAGCAGATTGTGGACTCCACGAATGCGATCAACATTACCTGTCTGGACCATCGGATCAATGTTTCCAATCCGGATGATGAAATCGGAAAACTGTCAGTGGCGCTGAACTCGCTGATTAGCCGGCTGGAACGTGCTGTGAATGAAATCCGTCGTTTCACAGCGGATGCTTCACATGAAATCCGCACACCGATCGCAGCACTGCGATTGGAATCCGAGTCGGTCCTGCGTTCCTCTCGTACTCCAGAAGAATACGCTCAGACGCTGGCTGTCGTGGTTGAGGAAACAACACGTCTGGGAAAACTGGCAGATCAACTGCTTAATCTTAGTCGTCATGATGCCGGAATCGTGCCCTGCAATCATGATCCCGTTCAACTGGACGCGCTCCTGCTGGATGTGGTCGATCAACTCAGACCATTTGCAGACGATCGTGGTGTGACCTTGAACTGTGAAGTTGAAGCGGCATGCGAAGTCCTCGGCGATGATATCAGCCTCAGCCAGGTGTTTTTCAACATTCTGGATAATGCCATTAAGTACACACACTGTGACGGACAGGTGACGGCTCGTCTGAATGTCTCAGGACAAATGGCTGTCATCGAAATCCAGGATTCGGGCATCGGAATTTCTGCCGACGACTTGCCGCATCTGTTCGATCGTTTTTTTCAGGTCGATCCATCGCGTCAATATTCAGGCGGGGGAGCCGGACTGGGCCTCTCAATTGCCAAAGCTGCCGTTTTGATGCACGAAGGCACCATTGAAATTCAAAGTCAGCCCGAACAAGGGACGACAGTGATGGTTCGTCTGCGATTATATACGAACGCTGATGAACCGAGTCCCACTCCCACAGACCAAATTATGGTGTGA
- a CDS encoding Hsp20/alpha crystallin family protein, translating to MSKLLPARTSQGLTSWFGRDPITTIREEMNDVLGRFSSEGNGDGWMTGAWVPSLDLAETDGEIEIKMEAPGVKPEEIDIEVRADILHIKGEHKEEKEEKGKTYHRIERRTGSFSRSVALPCAVNEDQVTAECHDGILTISLPKSEESKMKKITVKG from the coding sequence ATGTCCAAATTACTTCCTGCCCGAACTTCACAAGGGTTAACTTCCTGGTTCGGACGTGACCCAATCACCACGATACGTGAAGAAATGAATGATGTGCTGGGCCGGTTTTCGTCAGAAGGAAATGGCGACGGCTGGATGACAGGAGCATGGGTTCCTTCACTTGATCTCGCTGAAACCGATGGTGAAATTGAGATCAAGATGGAAGCCCCCGGAGTGAAGCCCGAAGAAATTGACATCGAAGTCAGAGCTGACATACTTCACATTAAAGGTGAACACAAAGAAGAAAAAGAAGAGAAAGGGAAGACCTATCATCGCATTGAGCGCCGAACAGGCTCCTTCAGCCGGTCCGTGGCGCTTCCTTGTGCTGTGAATGAGGATCAAGTCACTGCCGAGTGTCATGATGGAATTTTGACAATTAGCCTGCCAAAATCCGAAGAATCCAAAATGAAGAAAATCACGGTCAAAGGCTAG
- a CDS encoding transposase codes for MARNNRDAPYRIPFGPRGIKWFRDQSFSSIDNLIRDELITRLDHFTEQITVIDQQLEELRVSFPQVEALLNIHGIGLYTTLVIVAEQGEVERFRSAKQVGAYAGLTSKVNLSGGHCYYGSITRQGPPWLRWVLTGVAIHVIRRDVPLKRFYTRIRKRSGAKKARVAVPRKLAEISWKRLFRWQTEHSVQPV; via the coding sequence TTGGCGCGTAATAACCGGGACGCCCCCTATCGAATCCCTTTTGGTCCTCGAGGGATCAAATGGTTCCGGGATCAATCGTTTTCGTCCATTGACAATCTGATCCGTGATGAGCTAATCACTCGGCTTGATCACTTTACAGAGCAAATTACTGTGATTGATCAGCAACTGGAAGAACTACGAGTATCCTTTCCTCAGGTAGAAGCATTACTCAATATTCACGGAATCGGACTGTATACGACTCTGGTTATTGTCGCCGAACAGGGGGAAGTCGAACGATTTCGCTCTGCGAAACAAGTAGGGGCTTATGCAGGATTGACATCGAAAGTGAATCTATCGGGAGGTCACTGTTATTATGGCTCCATTACCAGGCAAGGACCTCCCTGGTTACGTTGGGTTCTGACCGGAGTAGCGATTCACGTGATTCGGCGCGATGTTCCCTTGAAAAGGTTTTATACCCGAATTCGTAAACGATCTGGAGCCAAGAAAGCCCGGGTTGCTGTACCTCGCAAACTCGCGGAGATTTCCTGGAAACGATTATTCCGTTGGCAGACTGAGCATTCAGTACAGCCGGTTTGA
- a CDS encoding efflux RND transporter periplasmic adaptor subunit, with amino-acid sequence MKILKQTLALLGFCLILGLLFIIWDRDRKAQQKSTSTKTKHVEHHAKTTHPVNEADLNIIQLSPEAVKSLGVETQPVEIRSMPRTRPYGAEMVLPTGASVIVSAPLAGTLRHPHGDLFPQVGQRIKKDETLLELLPLLSPERSVLTPAERIRFAEAKAAVAQSQIDAEGILQQANVQKEAAQIELTRAQRLLQDNVGTRRAVDDAKAKVKLADKVLAAAKSRKKLVDSIKLDEDAGTLKPLAIHSPLSGIVRTTNVQPGQLIAAGLPLFEVMNDAVLWIKVPVYVGELDEIDMKRPARLTLLDGHLSNKDVLAKPVSLPPTAMPLSAAVDIYYEVPNDNHQFRPGQKVSAHLPLTGEASMKTVPWSALIYDIYGGQWVYEQVGERQYVRRRVEVGWVDHGRVALLRGPAVGAQIVTAGAAELSGTEFGFAK; translated from the coding sequence ATGAAAATTCTAAAACAAACGTTGGCACTTCTGGGGTTTTGTCTCATTTTAGGGCTGCTATTCATCATCTGGGATCGCGATCGTAAAGCACAACAGAAAAGTACGTCGACAAAAACCAAACATGTAGAACACCATGCGAAGACCACTCACCCTGTGAATGAAGCGGATCTAAATATCATTCAACTCAGTCCCGAGGCAGTTAAAAGTCTGGGAGTGGAAACGCAGCCTGTGGAAATCCGCTCAATGCCTCGCACTAGGCCTTATGGCGCTGAAATGGTTTTGCCGACAGGTGCTTCGGTGATTGTTTCTGCCCCGCTCGCCGGAACACTGCGGCATCCACACGGCGATTTATTCCCACAGGTTGGCCAGCGTATTAAAAAGGATGAAACGTTACTGGAATTGTTGCCGTTGCTCTCGCCTGAGCGGTCCGTTTTAACCCCGGCTGAGCGGATTCGCTTCGCGGAAGCAAAAGCGGCGGTGGCACAATCTCAAATCGATGCAGAGGGGATACTTCAGCAGGCGAATGTGCAGAAGGAAGCGGCGCAAATCGAGTTGACGCGGGCACAGCGTCTGTTACAGGACAATGTAGGCACCCGACGTGCCGTTGACGATGCCAAAGCTAAAGTGAAACTGGCAGATAAAGTTCTGGCGGCAGCGAAGAGTCGCAAAAAACTGGTCGACAGCATTAAACTGGATGAAGATGCCGGCACGCTCAAGCCGCTCGCCATTCATTCTCCCCTGTCAGGCATCGTCCGTACCACAAACGTTCAACCGGGTCAGTTGATTGCCGCCGGGCTCCCGCTGTTTGAGGTGATGAATGATGCGGTCCTCTGGATCAAAGTTCCCGTTTATGTGGGGGAACTCGACGAAATTGATATGAAACGCCCCGCCCGCCTAACTCTGCTGGATGGTCACTTATCAAACAAAGATGTTCTGGCAAAACCGGTCTCACTTCCACCTACCGCGATGCCGCTTTCGGCTGCGGTTGACATCTATTACGAAGTTCCGAACGACAATCATCAATTTCGCCCCGGCCAGAAAGTTTCAGCCCACCTGCCGTTGACTGGCGAGGCTAGCATGAAGACCGTGCCGTGGTCGGCACTCATCTATGATATTTATGGGGGCCAATGGGTCTACGAACAAGTGGGAGAACGCCAGTACGTTCGACGCCGTGTCGAGGTCGGCTGGGTTGATCACGGACGAGTCGCTCTCTTACGCGGACCTGCGGTCGGTGCGCAGATAGTGACTGCCGGAGCGGCAGAACTTTCCGGAACCGAATTCGGCTTTGCGAAATAA
- a CDS encoding dodecin family protein codes for MAVIKVIELVGTSHEGWEDAVKQVVKEASSSLHEITGVDVVHQTALVENGNITEYRATVHVAFIVEHHSHLIGIGTATK; via the coding sequence ATGGCCGTAATAAAAGTAATCGAACTAGTAGGGACTTCTCATGAGGGTTGGGAAGATGCTGTGAAACAGGTAGTCAAAGAAGCGTCTTCGTCATTACACGAAATCACGGGGGTCGATGTGGTCCATCAGACCGCCCTTGTGGAAAACGGAAATATCACGGAGTACCGAGCGACTGTCCATGTTGCGTTCATCGTCGAACATCACAGCCACCTCATAGGAATCGGAACCGCGACCAAGTAA
- a CDS encoding response regulator transcription factor produces the protein MISTRVKFILGHAAMPQILIVEDQTNLLRSIMRTLSESGFEPDAAETLGAATQKMSSRIDLVVLDLMLPDGSGLEWLKQLRATGNKIPVLILTARDSIEDRVSGLDMGADDYLVKPFALDELLARIRALLRRDAQANEREFSFGDLTVNLVSRIVRRGDRSISLQNRQLELLAYLISHANQIVTREMISRDVWKESTATWTNVIEVQINQLRKKIEKPGQTAILHTVRGQGYLLGDPP, from the coding sequence ATGATATCAACCCGTGTTAAATTTATTTTGGGTCACGCTGCAATGCCTCAGATACTTATCGTCGAAGATCAAACGAATCTCCTACGGAGTATTATGCGCACATTGAGCGAATCAGGATTCGAACCAGATGCGGCAGAAACACTAGGCGCGGCAACACAAAAAATGTCTTCAAGAATTGACCTGGTCGTGTTGGATCTAATGCTGCCCGATGGGTCCGGCCTGGAATGGTTGAAGCAACTCCGCGCTACAGGGAACAAAATCCCCGTACTGATTTTAACAGCCCGTGATTCCATTGAAGATCGTGTTTCCGGACTCGATATGGGTGCTGATGATTATCTGGTCAAACCATTTGCCCTCGATGAACTGCTGGCACGCATTCGCGCATTGCTGCGTAGGGACGCACAAGCGAACGAGAGAGAATTCTCGTTCGGCGATCTCACGGTGAATCTGGTCTCGCGCATCGTTCGTCGGGGCGACAGGTCAATTTCCTTGCAGAACCGACAGCTGGAGTTACTGGCCTATCTGATTTCGCATGCCAATCAGATAGTGACGCGAGAGATGATCTCCCGCGACGTCTGGAAGGAATCGACGGCGACATGGACCAACGTGATCGAGGTTCAGATCAACCAGCTGCGCAAGAAGATTGAGAAACCCGGGCAGACCGCCATTCTGCATACCGTGCGCGGCCAGGGTTATCTGCTGGGAGATCCTCCATGA
- a CDS encoding response regulator: MIYQSNQHKMRVMIVDGHPIAREGYSRLIERQQDLQVCAEADCKANAIKQIMHDSPDLIIIDISLKDGSGLELIKDIKSQFKQIKMLTVSGHDETLFAERSIRAGALGYVNKKANSEQLIKAIYRVLEGKVYLSSTVEEHMLCRSIGSDNYSDQSPIDSLSNRELEVFEQIGDGETTRQIAQKLNLSPKTVETYRENIKHKLNLENATALARHAIQWVLKKN, encoded by the coding sequence ATGATCTATCAATCAAATCAGCATAAAATGCGAGTCATGATTGTGGATGGTCACCCCATCGCCAGAGAAGGATATTCACGACTGATTGAAAGACAGCAGGATCTGCAAGTTTGCGCTGAAGCAGACTGTAAGGCCAATGCCATCAAGCAAATCATGCATGATTCACCTGATCTGATCATTATTGACATCTCATTGAAAGATGGTAGTGGGCTGGAATTGATCAAGGATATTAAGTCGCAATTCAAGCAGATCAAAATGCTGACAGTCTCAGGACATGACGAAACTCTGTTTGCCGAACGATCAATTCGTGCAGGCGCTCTGGGATACGTCAACAAAAAAGCGAATTCAGAGCAATTGATTAAAGCCATTTACCGTGTGTTGGAAGGGAAAGTATATCTCAGCTCCACCGTCGAAGAGCATATGCTCTGTCGTTCTATTGGTTCAGACAATTACTCAGACCAATCTCCGATTGATAGTCTCTCTAACCGTGAACTAGAGGTCTTCGAACAAATTGGTGATGGCGAAACCACACGTCAAATCGCTCAAAAACTGAACTTGAGTCCGAAGACTGTGGAAACCTATCGGGAAAATATAAAACACAAACTGAATCTGGAAAACGCAACTGCATTGGCCCGTCACGCGATCCAATGGGTTCTGAAAAAAAACTAA
- a CDS encoding efflux RND transporter permease subunit produces the protein MRWLVETALRLRIAVIAAAVLLIVGGLRMVPEMPLDVFPEFSPPYVEIQTEAPGLSAEEVENLITFPLENALIGTPGLDTLRSKSVLGLSSIRMLLTENVDLYQTRQLVQERLAVEAPRLPTVARPPVILQPLSSLSRMMKIGMWSDSLSQQELSELAVWTIRPRLMAIPGVANVAIWGQRDKQLQVMVDVDRLRAHQVTLDSVLRSAGDAVVLDAGGFVDTPNQRMAVRQLSPVSGPEDLARTVVSFNGGAALRLGDVADVRIGAAPAIGDAVINDQLGLLLIVEKQPGANILEVTRKVEAALDLLRPGLKGVKADSTIFRPATFIERSITNLTHALMIGCVLVVIVLIAFLFDWRTAVISLTAIPLSLISAVLLIHWWGMTINTMIIAGLVIALGEVVDDAVIDVENIVRRLRLNQLADRPRSAFYVVLDASMEVRSAIVYATAIIVLVFLPIYFLEGLPGSFFRPLALGYILAILASLLVAIIVTPAMSLLLLPRKNMKQHEPPLTRWLKIPYRNMLPWFAVRPKSAISILTLSFAATFVLLQSLGQELLPNFQETDFLMHFVEKPGTSIEAMDRITIKASRELRAIPGVRNFGSHIGRAQVADEVVGPNFTELWISIDEDVDYDKTLAKIQAVVDSYPGLYRDVLTYLRERVKEVLTGTSSSIVVRIYGPDLDSLRKQAHDVATVMGEIDGVNNLKVEPQVLVPQVDVRLNPLAVERFGLTPGQVRRAVTTMLRGTKVGEVFEDQKKMDVMVWGTEQSRTDLDALHELRIDLPNGGQVPLKDVAEIGIVPAPNEVKRESGSRRIDVTCDAKGRDLGSVAQDIEAAVSGIPFERGYHPEFLGEFATLQASQKRLLLLGAVALMGILLILYIDFQSARLTLMVCLTIPFALVGGVIAVSLTGGVLSLGSLVGFITVLGIAARNGIMLVSHYRHLQELEGMSFGLELVIRGAEERLAPILMTVLTTSLALLPLVISGNKPGHEIEYPLAVVIIGGLVTSTILNLFLLPPLYLLWGKQAMPASKNTVAAEFSRSPLQSDQPGLST, from the coding sequence ATGAGGTGGCTCGTTGAAACGGCCCTGAGGTTACGCATCGCGGTGATCGCTGCAGCGGTGTTGTTGATCGTGGGAGGGCTGCGGATGGTGCCTGAGATGCCGCTTGACGTCTTCCCCGAATTTTCTCCGCCCTATGTTGAGATACAGACCGAAGCCCCGGGGCTGTCCGCGGAAGAAGTCGAAAACCTGATTACGTTTCCGTTAGAAAACGCACTCATTGGCACGCCCGGTCTAGATACGCTACGGTCGAAGTCAGTACTTGGACTGTCCTCGATTCGAATGCTGCTTACGGAAAATGTGGATCTCTATCAGACGCGGCAACTGGTACAGGAACGTCTGGCTGTGGAAGCTCCGCGTCTGCCAACAGTCGCACGCCCCCCCGTAATTCTGCAGCCGCTTTCCTCACTCAGCCGTATGATGAAAATCGGGATGTGGTCCGATTCACTCTCGCAGCAGGAACTGTCGGAATTAGCCGTCTGGACGATTCGGCCGCGTTTGATGGCAATTCCGGGTGTCGCTAATGTAGCCATCTGGGGACAGAGAGACAAACAGTTGCAGGTGATGGTGGACGTTGATCGGCTGCGGGCCCATCAGGTTACGCTGGACTCCGTCCTGCGTTCTGCCGGAGATGCGGTCGTGCTGGATGCGGGTGGTTTTGTCGACACACCAAACCAGCGTATGGCGGTACGCCAGCTTTCTCCGGTCAGCGGTCCGGAAGATTTAGCGAGAACGGTAGTTTCTTTTAACGGAGGCGCCGCGTTGCGTCTGGGTGATGTTGCCGACGTCAGGATCGGGGCGGCTCCTGCCATAGGCGATGCCGTGATCAATGACCAGCTTGGCTTACTGCTGATCGTCGAAAAACAGCCGGGAGCCAATATTCTGGAAGTGACTCGCAAAGTCGAAGCCGCACTGGATCTGCTCAGGCCGGGACTGAAAGGGGTCAAAGCCGATTCCACTATCTTTCGCCCCGCAACGTTCATCGAACGTTCCATTACAAATCTGACCCACGCGCTGATGATTGGATGTGTGCTGGTGGTGATCGTGTTGATCGCCTTCCTGTTTGACTGGCGAACGGCGGTGATCAGTCTAACTGCCATTCCGTTGTCGCTGATTTCTGCGGTGCTGTTGATTCACTGGTGGGGCATGACTATCAATACGATGATTATCGCGGGCTTGGTCATCGCTTTGGGAGAAGTCGTTGACGATGCGGTAATCGACGTGGAAAACATCGTGCGCCGCCTGCGGCTCAACCAGCTTGCCGATCGCCCGCGTTCTGCGTTTTATGTGGTTCTAGACGCCTCAATGGAAGTCCGCAGTGCGATTGTTTATGCGACGGCGATCATCGTGCTAGTCTTTTTGCCGATCTATTTTCTGGAAGGGTTGCCCGGTTCATTTTTTCGACCGTTGGCACTCGGTTATATCCTGGCCATTCTGGCGTCCCTGCTGGTGGCGATTATTGTGACGCCGGCAATGTCATTGCTGCTTTTGCCGCGCAAGAATATGAAACAGCATGAGCCTCCTCTGACGCGGTGGCTGAAGATTCCCTATCGCAACATGCTACCGTGGTTCGCGGTCCGTCCGAAGTCAGCCATCAGTATTCTGACGCTCTCTTTTGCTGCCACCTTTGTATTACTGCAAAGCCTGGGACAGGAGCTGCTCCCGAATTTTCAGGAGACCGACTTCCTGATGCATTTTGTCGAAAAGCCCGGCACCTCCATTGAAGCGATGGATCGCATTACGATCAAGGCGAGTCGCGAACTGCGGGCCATTCCTGGCGTGCGCAATTTTGGCAGTCATATCGGACGCGCTCAGGTTGCCGACGAAGTGGTCGGACCGAACTTCACGGAACTCTGGATCAGCATTGACGAAGATGTGGACTATGACAAAACCCTTGCCAAGATCCAGGCGGTCGTAGACAGTTATCCCGGCTTGTATCGTGATGTGCTGACGTATCTAAGAGAGCGGGTTAAGGAAGTCCTGACCGGAACCAGTTCCAGTATCGTGGTGCGGATCTACGGCCCTGATCTGGATTCACTGAGAAAGCAGGCGCATGATGTCGCGACTGTCATGGGAGAAATTGACGGCGTCAACAACCTCAAGGTCGAACCCCAGGTGCTGGTCCCTCAAGTTGACGTCCGCCTTAATCCGTTAGCAGTCGAACGATTCGGATTGACACCCGGGCAGGTCCGACGAGCGGTCACAACAATGCTGCGGGGGACAAAAGTTGGGGAAGTATTCGAAGACCAGAAGAAAATGGACGTTATGGTCTGGGGAACGGAACAGTCTCGAACGGATCTGGATGCTCTCCATGAATTGAGAATCGACTTGCCAAATGGCGGTCAAGTGCCCCTCAAAGATGTCGCAGAAATCGGCATTGTGCCCGCTCCGAATGAAGTCAAACGCGAAAGCGGTTCGCGGCGCATTGATGTCACCTGTGATGCCAAAGGCCGGGACCTCGGTTCTGTTGCGCAAGATATTGAGGCGGCTGTGAGCGGCATACCTTTTGAACGCGGTTATCATCCCGAGTTTTTGGGCGAATTTGCCACTCTGCAGGCATCACAGAAACGACTTCTTCTACTGGGAGCAGTCGCGCTGATGGGAATTCTGCTGATTTTGTATATCGACTTTCAGTCTGCTCGGTTGACATTAATGGTCTGCCTGACGATTCCGTTTGCTCTCGTCGGCGGCGTGATTGCTGTCTCATTGACGGGGGGCGTACTCTCTCTCGGCTCGCTGGTGGGATTCATCACCGTGCTTGGCATCGCCGCGCGGAACGGTATCATGTTGGTCAGTCATTACCGGCATCTCCAGGAGTTAGAGGGGATGTCGTTTGGTCTCGAACTTGTGATTCGAGGTGCTGAAGAACGCCTCGCTCCGATTTTGATGACCGTACTGACCACATCGCTGGCGCTGTTGCCTCTTGTGATTTCGGGGAACAAACCGGGACACGAAATCGAATATCCGCTGGCTGTCGTCATCATCGGGGGGCTCGTCACCTCAACCATTTTGAATCTCTTTTTGCTGCCGCCGCTCTACCTCTTGTGGGGGAAACAGGCAATGCCAGCCTCCAAAAATACCGTTGCGGCAGAATTCAGTCGATCCCCACTTCAATCAGATCAACCCGGACTATCAACGTAG